From Cotesia glomerata isolate CgM1 linkage group LG3, MPM_Cglom_v2.3, whole genome shotgun sequence:
GGATATTGATAGACTATTCTCCTACAACAGCGATAACTTTGCCAATTATCCGCAACGAAGCAAGCGGGACGTTCATCTATCTCCAGATGTCTATCTTGAAAGTAAAAGCCTTCCAAACGACATTGATCAAATTTACGGTCAAAAGTTCCCAGTTAGAGAGATGGCGAACTCAAAAACTGACGATTTGGATGGACTTTATTCTTATAGCAATCCCGATGGCATTAACTACCCCCATTACGCAAGAAAGCGCACCGTTacagtagccgacatgtcttcggaaggttctgggttcgaatcccagtccgagagctatctaataattttttctcgcatattctataaactcacattaagatgatcctctccacattcctttctcaatcctttcctaccaatattctgttacgtgaatgtggaacgcttcacgtaataattaccgtaactcctattctttcccgcttcacagcattatttatatttgtagccTCGCACCGTTCGCCAGGCTTCTGATGTCATCAGTAAACTTTCAAGGGATAAAAACAGCGCACAAGACAATGACCAACTTCACGGTCAAATGTCATCAATTCTAATGGAACCGAAGAACGGTGAAGATAATGTGAACACACTTAACATTTACAATAATCATAATGGTGACAAATATCCACCTGGAAGCAGGCAACGTTTTGTATACGACAACGCTTTTGGAGACGTCAATGGAGCGATCAACATTGAGCACATTCGGCGTAAAAACTTACAAATCTTCATCGAACAACTTAAAAACTTCAACGTCCCTGGATTTGACGCCGTTAAATTCTACAACGACGTAATGGATTTTTATCATCGCTGCGACCTTTTGTCTATTCATGTTCAAGTACAACCAGCATTTGACCAAGATTTCATCGATGTTGGAGGACTTTATCAACAAAATGGGATTCCACGTGATGAAAATTCCTATAGACCAAAGGACATTGACAATCTTTATCAGTACAATGGTAACTATCCAGTTTATCCACAACACTAGGCTTACGttcaatcatttatttattttgttatttatttcacaTTATTACTTtcttttgtttaatatttcaattttaatgcGTAGATTCAATGGCTGCGTTCAGGTTTAATAAGTTTTGAGTAGGGCTGACTTTatctaccaaaaaattaatatttagacacacttaaataaatataccttgcattgttttattatagatttttttaaaaaacaatatagtTACTTTAAGTTGTTGCTACAAGATATGCTAAGATTTGCCaagaacttagtaaacttgaacgTGGCTAATAACTGAAagcagaatttattttaatttcatatataGTCTGTGATTTAtgatttattcttaaaaatagtCTTAGAAGTAAATAATCTACTTTATCTAAATCAATAGAACCTACTAATTCAATACagctattataattatttatattctaaAAGCAAAgactgtaataataatttcaattggaatgtttgttattttttttttaattagtatgaACAAAAAGTAATGTTACTCGCATATCTTCAATTTCATGAGTtgaatttgtttaaataaaatattaatacattctttttttttttttaaataattagttttgcTTAAGTATTATAGAAATTAATCCTTACGTTGCTTTCCTATCcactgtttacttttttttctagttgaaactattattgttttattatctaTCAGACTCCTTATTTTACTGCCAAtcattacaatttttcaaaacttatgaataataaataagaaatattttactaaatatttgatGTGATTAActcatatatataagtatgaaCAAttcgattaaaataaatttaaaaaaacaacaataaatttaattttgaggtGTACATTCAAAGTTGGACtgataaagaattaaaaattttcatgtcaTATTATAGCTAATAATACTGACGGTTCATCTAAACAATTTCCAAGATTTTTCTCCATATACCATCACATACTAACATAATACTTTTACTTATCGCTCCACGGTAAGAGAAacatagataataattttattacgcCAAAACAAATTCTCATtcgtaaataaacaaaatcattattgttatgaaGACTGACTgaaaatatgataaaaatatttgaaaataagtaCTTTTTTCAATGTTGACTGGGCGcaatcgaattatttttattctccaATTATAGAAgtaagtttttttctttttttttttaattatttatttacatgtgTAAGGTTCtcattttatgaattaaatgttttaacgaaaaaaattgcttaaacaatttttatagaggaattattttatataatggACATTACATTTGATGACAAATTAAATGCTTTGCAACAAATAAGTCAAAGGAAGCTTATTGATATTTTGGaccaaatttttggaaaaaaagaCTTTATTATTGAGCAGACATTGATGAAACCATTGGATTCATTCGTTGGAGTTACTGTTCTcaagtaaattatattttcattcaatgtaagttgaaaattcaaactaaaaaatcttaaatttttacagaaaaCATGGAGTtgataaaatctatttactagaaCCGGGTTTAAAACCTACAAACTCACAgcgaatatttttaatatctagtAATCTTATATCTTGTAAAAGAGTGCTTGATCAAATTCAATCAGAAATATCTCAATCTGATGGtctaaattttcatatattgatAAATCCATATATACCTACTGTGGTGCACTCTCTTATTGAAGAAGAAGGTAAAACTAATTTAATGTAATGTACttatgttattttatataatagtaattatgatttcattttattttaattatttaaatcatcagGACTGGCTGACTTAGTGACCGTGCGAGCATTGTCATGGGAGTTTATTAGAATTGACGACAATGTATTGTCATTAGAATGTCCAATATTTGTCGATTTATATTATCACAAGAATACAAGTTTATTACCAAGTCTCGCTCGAAACCTATGGTCTCTTCAACTAATTCTTGGTTGGCCTAAGTTCTCAATGTCATTTGGTAAACACAGTGATCAAGtgttaaaaatgattgataCGATACGGGAAGACACAAAATCTTCAAATTGTAGCAGTAATGAGATAGGCGGACTTATTATTATGGATCGTTCTTATGATTTAGTATCTACTTTTTTGACACCAGTCTCTTATTTGGGTTTATTAAGTGAAGTGGTGCCCATTACAGTAAATACAGCAGTTATTGATAAAACTCCAATAAAATTAGATCCTAAAAAAGATCAAGTTTACGAAGACATTCGGGATATCCATTTTAGCGATGTATTTCCGAAACTTCGTGCTATGGCTAAGGCCTTAAAAtgtatgtttaatttttagttacaaattttatttaatgattttattatacggtaataaaagtatctaatataatttcttatgtTAGCTGAACAAGAAGCAACTCAGGATATGAAATTGGCTGAAATGGGACATTATGTAGCAACTCGATTATCAAAAACAGCTGAAGTAAAGCGTCTTTTAGCTTCACATATATCTGCATGTGAAGCTATAATCAGTGCATTAGGTTCAGAATTTGAAACATTGCAATCAATGGAAAAGTCAATACTTGAATGTACAAAGAGAAAAGAATGTCTGGATTACATAGAAAGATATATTagttagttgaaaaaaaaaaaataaaaaaaaataaaatttaatactaattattttatcaagtgTTTTGTTTCCAGATGATTATCCAATACGCAGTCTTCGTTTATTGTGTTTACTTTCTATTACCAGCAGTGGTCTTACTCCTAATGAGTCtcatataattcaaaaatctcATCTTCACGCTCATGGATATGAATATataccttttttttataaactcgAAGCTTGTGGATTTTTACgtcaaaaaaaagaaaacattttaaacaaattgcCGACTTGGAGTGGTGAATGGACCAGCAATGCTCAGCGTATGAAATTACTTCCaaatcaatcaaaaaaatcagAGACTACATCTGTTTGCCCAAGTTATGTGTTCAGCGGTGCATATATACCAGCTATTGTAAGCTGCTCcagtttttgtttttgtttccAATCCTTTGTGACtaaaaattgttcttttttttaggctcaatttttaaaaaccgtAATATCACAAGTTTCTAATCCTAAAGGCTATGAAGATTTAATTAACTTACCTGAATGTCATGTCAATCGGCCTCACACAGTGGTACAAccaaaaattgtaattatttgcATTGTAGGAGGAATAACATACGGGGAAATATCAGCGTGtcgatttatagaaaaatcCATGGGAATTAAACTTGCTATTGTTTCAGATTGTTTATTAACTAGTGACAAGCTTTTCAAAAGCATTCAAGATGCATagatatcaattaaaaaaatctgttaCATTTACACAttgtatatttgtaaaaattaataaatttttgttatgaaaTACAAATTGTTGTTGGTTCTGTTAAAAAAGATTCGGAAAatcgtttttaattaataatatttatttacaatgatgaatgatgtagaaataatttaatcttcTATGTTTTCGTAGAACTGttctaaaaatcaaattaatagtTACGGTTTTCTTCACGGTTACGATCGCGGTCTCGTCTTTGACGATTCCAATCCGCACCCTGACGATTATAATTCTGGCGATCACGGAAGTTGCCTTGATTCCCTCGTGAGAAAAAGTTAcctagaaataaaataatttagttttacGGATTAAGTTACacatagtatttttttatttatgttttcttACTCAAATGCTTACCTTGTTTCATCTCGAAGATTCTCTCATTAGAATCAACAAAGTTATTCACTTTATCAGTTAGTTGAAGAGCCAATGATTGTAGACGGCTGGGTTCACTTCTGTGCATGACGACCGTTTCAGATGGATCATCCAAAGATGCctgtaatgataattttttcatactatGTTCATCTAACTacttacttataataaatctaGATATTTGTCAATAATGAAATTACCATAAGTTCTTCATTGATGATCATTTTACTGATAGTGGAATGTACAACAGGTCGTTGAAGTTGGAACATATCAGCTAATGTTGGCATAGAAATTGAATCATAAACATGAGAGTACGTAAATAGATAAGTTCTTAAAGCTTCTTCTTTGATCAATCGAGTAAGCATTGCACGAGCTTTATCAGCTTGATAAAACAAATCCCAAACCTATTCaacatttaataaagttagtaagagacttaatttgtcaaaaaaaaaaaaaaaaaaaaaaaattataataccttagcattcattttttcattaataataaaattattacaagctGACCAATTGCCATTACGCATTGCTTTAGCAGCAGCCACAACATGCTCCCTCATTGATTCTGGTGGTCCGACGAGCGATTGACGTTCACTGGATCGTAGTTGTTGATAAAAAGTTTTGGAAATCATACGCCGTCTTGCGTCAAATTCATGAGCTGTAAAATACAATtgtgttatatttttcaatttacgaaaattaagttaaaaaataaaaaacgacGACTTACCAGCCATGTAAGGTATTTCTATGAGCATTGCAGATACTAGGTATACACATTCAAGTAATTCTAAATTAATGTGCATATGGAAAGGCATTTGACGTtgtttctcaattttttcctGTTCCTTGCTGCGTTCATGTTGTCGTTGTGGTAAAAGGCCTTGTGCCAACAATTCTTTGACCTTACCAGTCATCATCAAATCTACAAGACAATTATGAGCATCTTTAATGTTAGCATGTCGGAATGCACACAAACCAAGATGAGCAATCGTTCGATTGTACAGTATTTGTGTAGCTGGATCAGAGTGTTGAATAGTCTCTTGGAGATGAGACATCAAAATAAGATCACGCGCTTGGAACCAATTATCGTGAAGTGCGTGATGATAAATATGCGACAGAATAGCTCGAGTACGAAGACGATCAGTTCCATCATGAGCGTAAACATATTTGCAGAGTTTCTCCATAACTTGGACAGATGTTACTACATCAGCTGGGATCTCACCTTCTTTTTGCTTCAATACATTTGgatcaaatttataataaagatGTTCAATCTTGCGTAAGTAAATACGACAACGTTCCGACACACTACCATGGCGCTCTAAATATTCTTGAACTTTGTCAATTATATTTGCTACTTGCTTTTCATCCTTCAATCTTTCGACATACTCATTACTATGAGGGTCACATTcctttaaaagtttagtgaaTTCTTCATCTAAACGTTCAACAAGTGTGAGTACACATCCGTGGAGTTTAAAAGGAGGGTTTTGAAACTCTTCTGCATCTTCATTAATATGCTCAGCTATTTGCATATCCGGATTGGCACGCAACATATCAAGCATTTCAGCTATACGTCCTAATAATTTGGACCAATACTCTGGTTTCATAGCATCCGATACTTTCGGATTATAgtcaaaaattgaagatacaatggaaaatttaattttcactatTACAGCGGGGCCAAGATTGTGCGCCTCAGCAATAGATAATAATTCATGCAATAATTCAATTTGTTCCCGTCTATCAGTACGTTTCTTTCCACGGGCAGCAATAActtctgtaagtttttttagGACAGCTGGAACATTAATTTCAGCATCCTTGGCGAACATTTTTGGCTTTTCAGATGGAACAACAAGACCACCTTTAACAGTTTCCCATTCaccttcatcatcatcatcttcatcacGCTTCTTCTTGCGTTCTTTATCTTTGCGTTCTTTTCGTTGTTCTTTTTTCTTTGCTTTATCTTCGTCGTCGTCTTTATCCGTAGCTTTTTTGATGAATCTTTCACGGAAGTTCTGATATTGACCATCGTCATCAGAACTTTCAGAATCACTACTTGAATCCGAACCCCAATCAGAGTCACTATCACTCTGATCGTCATCAGCTATCGTGACTTTCTTAATCTTTTGTGCATCTGGTACACTTACTTCTGATCCAGATTTCTTAACAGCTGAAGGACGATCTTCTTCGTCTTCAGATTCTGAATCTTCCTTGGGTttatcttcttcttcttcatcatCTTGTTCAGGATTTTCTCTAAACTTGGCGATCTCTTCttcaaaatctttattatatttacGAAGCTTTTGACGTAATGAACCCAAAGCTTTTGAATTATGCTTTGACATGTTTTTTCGACCTTCACGATCTTCCCAAAGTTCATTGATAAAATCCTCCATTTCTACTAAGCATCTTAAGAAGAACCTTGGAGTTAAGCCACCTTCCTCTTTTGCCACTACTGGC
This genomic window contains:
- the LOC123261777 gene encoding vacuolar protein sorting-associated protein 33B-like isoform X1; this encodes MDITFDDKLNALQQISQRKLIDILDQIFGKKDFIIEQTLMKPLDSFVGVTVLKKHGVDKIYLLEPGLKPTNSQRIFLISSNLISCKRVLDQIQSEISQSDGLNFHILINPYIPTVVHSLIEEEGLADLVTVRALSWEFIRIDDNVLSLECPIFVDLYYHKNTSLLPSLARNLWSLQLILGWPKFSMSFGKHSDQVLKMIDTIREDTKSSNCSSNEIGGLIIMDRSYDLVSTFLTPVSYLGLLSEVVPITVNTAVIDKTPIKLDPKKDQVYEDIRDIHFSDVFPKLRAMAKALKSEQEATQDMKLAEMGHYVATRLSKTAEVKRLLASHISACEAIISALGSEFETLQSMEKSILECTKRKECLDYIERYINDYPIRSLRLLCLLSITSSGLTPNESHIIQKSHLHAHGYEYIPFFYKLEACGFLRQKKENILNKLPTWSGEWTSNAQRMKLLPNQSKKSETTSVCPSYVFSGAYIPAIAQFLKTVISQVSNPKGYEDLINLPECHVNRPHTVVQPKIVIICIVGGITYGEISACRFIEKSMGIKLAIVSDCLLTSDKLFKSIQDA
- the LOC123261781 gene encoding uncharacterized protein LOC123261781; this encodes MHFILLLQLLVATTSAAVIRDIGGLYFSHSPKTNEDTDSQNGQDIDRLFSYNSDNFANYPQRSKRDVHLSPDVYLESKSLPNDIDQIYGQKFPVREMANSKTDDLDGLYSYSNPDGINYPHYARKRTPRTVRQASDVISKLSRDKNSAQDNDQLHGQMSSILMEPKNGEDNVNTLNIYNNHNGDKYPPGSRQRFVYDNAFGDVNGAINIEHIRRKNLQIFIEQLKNFNVPGFDAVKFYNDVMDFYHRCDLLSIHVQVQPAFDQDFIDVGGLYQQNGIPRDENSYRPKDIDNLYQYNGNYPVYPQH
- the LOC123261774 gene encoding LOW QUALITY PROTEIN: eukaryotic translation initiation factor 3 subunit C-like (The sequence of the model RefSeq protein was modified relative to this genomic sequence to represent the inferred CDS: deleted 1 base in 1 codon; substituted 3 bases at 3 genomic stop codons); its protein translation is MSKFFTTGTDSNDSSSEEEQIQRAPAANFTVSIDXXIXKNQSKNYRIILKSFFFLFQFSDEEEETKRVVRSTKEKRYEDLKNSIKLIRNYKKNKDMSSMLSCFEELQKFYTRALPVVAKEEGGLTPRFFLRCLVEMEDFINELWEDREGRKNMSKHNSKALGSLRQKLRKYNKDFEEEIAKFRENPEQDDEEEEDKPKEDSESEDEEDRPSAVKKSGSEVSVPDAQKIKKVTIADDDQSDSDSDWGSDSSSDSESSDDDGQYQNFRERFIKKATDKDDDEDKAKKKEQRKERKDKERKKKRDEDDDDEGEWETVKGGLVVPSEKPKMFAKDAEINVPAVLKKLTEVIAARGKKRTDRREQIELLHELLSIAEAHNLGPAVIVKIKFSIVSSIFDYNPKVSDAMKPEYWSKLLGRIAEMLDMLRANPDMQIAEHINEDAEEFQNPPFKLHGCVLTLVERLDEEFTKLLKECDPHSNEYVERLKDEKQVANIIDKVQEYLERHGSVSERCRIYLRKIEHLYYKFDPNVLKQKEGEIPADVVTSVQVMEKLCKYVYAHDGTDRLRTRAILSHIYHHALHDNWFQARDLILMSHLQETIQHSDPATQILYNRTIAHLGLCAFRHANIKDAHNCLVDLMMTGKVKELLAQGLLPQRQHERSKEQEKIEKQRQMPFHMHINLELLECVYLVSAMLIEIPYMAAHEFDARRRMISKTFYQQLRSSERQSLVGPPESMREHVVAAAKAMRNGNWSACNNFIINEKMNAKVWDLFYQADKARAMLTRLIKEEALRTYLFTYSHVYDSISMPTLADMFQLQRPVVHSTISKMIINEELMASLDDPSETVVMHRSEPSRLQSLALQLTDKVNNFVDSNERIFEMKQGNFFSRGNQGNFRDRQNYNRQGADWNRQRRDRDRNREENRNY
- the LOC123261777 gene encoding vacuolar protein sorting-associated protein 33B-like isoform X2, producing the protein MDITFDDKLNALQQISQRKLIDILDQIFGKKDFIIEQTLMKPLDSFVGVTVLKKHGVDKIYLLEPGLKPTNSQRIFLISSNLISCKRVLDQIQSEISQSDGLNFHILINPYIPTVVHSLIEEEGLADLVTVRALSWEFIRIDDNVLSLECPIFVDLYYHKNTSLLPSLARNLWSLQLILGWPKFSMSFGKHSDQVLKMIDTIREDTKSSNCSSNDIHFSDVFPKLRAMAKALKSEQEATQDMKLAEMGHYVATRLSKTAEVKRLLASHISACEAIISALGSEFETLQSMEKSILECTKRKECLDYIERYINDYPIRSLRLLCLLSITSSGLTPNESHIIQKSHLHAHGYEYIPFFYKLEACGFLRQKKENILNKLPTWSGEWTSNAQRMKLLPNQSKKSETTSVCPSYVFSGAYIPAIAQFLKTVISQVSNPKGYEDLINLPECHVNRPHTVVQPKIVIICIVGGITYGEISACRFIEKSMGIKLAIVSDCLLTSDKLFKSIQDA
- the LOC123261777 gene encoding vacuolar protein sorting-associated protein 33B-like isoform X3 encodes the protein MDITFDDKLNALQQISQRKLIDILDQIFGKKDFIIEQTLMKPLDSFVGVTVLKKHGVDKIYLLEPGLKPTNSQRIFLISSNLISCKRVLDQIQSEISQSDGLNFHILINPYIPTVVHSLIEEEGLADLVTVRALSWEFIRIDDNVLSLECPIFVDLYYHKNTSLLPSLARNLWSLQLILGWPKFSMSFGKHSDQVLKMIDTIREDTKSSNCSSNEIGGLIIMDRSYDLVSTFLTPVSYLGLLSEVVPITVNTAVIDKTPIKLDPKKDQVYEDIRDIHFSDVFPKLRAMAKALKYDYPIRSLRLLCLLSITSSGLTPNESHIIQKSHLHAHGYEYIPFFYKLEACGFLRQKKENILNKLPTWSGEWTSNAQRMKLLPNQSKKSETTSVCPSYVFSGAYIPAIAQFLKTVISQVSNPKGYEDLINLPECHVNRPHTVVQPKIVIICIVGGITYGEISACRFIEKSMGIKLAIVSDCLLTSDKLFKSIQDA